The DNA window GGACAGGGTCGATATTTTGGATCTCCGAATCCTTCATAAAGGACATTCATTATATTTAAACAAACGTCCAAGCCAATAAAATCCGCTAACCTTAAAGGACCCATTGGATGGTTCATTCCCAATTTCATCACAGTATCGATTGACTCTTCGTTTGCAACACCTTCCATAAGACAATAAATTGCTTCGTTAATCATCGGCATGAGTACACGATTCGAAATAAAACCCGGATAATCATGAACCTCAACCGGCGTTTTACCAAGTTTTTTTGAAACTTCTATGATTGTATTTAATGTATCGTCCGATGTTGCGAGTCCACGAATTACTTCAATCAATGTCATAACCGGGACAGGATTCATAAAATGCATACCAATCACATTTTCCGGTCGATTGGTCGCAGCCGCTAATTCCGTGATTGAAATCGATGATGTATTAGAAGCAATAATTGCTCCTTCTGTAGTGATTACATCAAGTTTTCTGAAAATATCGCATTTTAATCTCGCATTCTCAGGAACTGCTTCGATATAGAGAAAAGCATCTTTAACCTCGGCAAAATCGGTTGATGTAGAGACCCTCTTTAAAGTTTCCTTTTTATCTGTTTCGGATATCAATTCTTTTTTGATTTGTCGATCAAGATTTTTCTCAATTGCGTTTAGAGCACGAGCCAAAAATTCTTGTCTTATATCAACTAAACTTACTTTGTAACCACGTTGGGCAAAAATATGAGTAATACCATTTCCCATTGTCCCCGCACCAATCACAACCACCCTATTTTCGTTCATCGCAACTCCTGCTTAATATATAGTTATCAGCTCTCCACTGTTAAAGCTGCAGCTTCTCCACCACCTATACAAAGAGTCACTAAGCCCTTCTTCAAATTGGTACGCTTTAAAGCATAAATAAGAGTTGTTAAGATTCGAGCGCCACTTGCCCCGATTGGATGCCCTATAGCAACCGCGCCGCCATGAATGTTTATTTTATCCATCGGAATAGCTAATTCTCTCTGGGCTGCCAACAGTACCACAGAAAATGCTTCATTAATTTCAAATAAGTCTATTTCGTTTAGATCGAGATTAGATTTCTTTAAAACTTTTTGAATTGCACCAATTGGCGCAGTCGTAAACCATTCCGGTTTATGTGCAAAAGATGCCTGGCCTTTGATCGTCACAAGTGGTTCGATGCCTAGTTCCTTGGCTTTATCTGCCGACATAACAACTATCGCAGCAGCACCATCATTGATCTTTGAGGCATTGGCAGCAGTCACTGTTCCATCTTCATCGAATGCAGGTCGTAAAGTTTTCATCTTATCAAAGTTAACTTTCTTCGGTTCCTCATCTTCGGAAACAGACAGGGGATCCCCTTTTCTCTGCGAGATTGAAACCGGAACAATCTCATCTGTAAACCAGCCTGATTCTTGTGCCGCCAAAGCACGTTTATAACTCAACTCTGCAAATTCATCCTGATCCTGCCGCGTAATGGTTTTCTCTCGAGCACAAAGTTCAGCTGCATTTCCCATATGATAATTATTGTAAACATCCCACAAACCATCTTTAATCAAGCCATCAACTAATTGGCCGTGGCCCAGTCTATAGCCTTGCCTGGCTTTTTCCAGATAATACGGAGCTTGACTCATGTTTTCCATACCGCCAGCCACAATAATATCTGCATCGCCAAGGAGAATCGCCTGAGTTGCCAACATAACTGCCTTTAATCCGGAACCACATACTTTATTGATGGTCATACATTCAACATTGGTTGGTAAACCAGCACCTAAGGCAGCTTGGCGTGCCGGGGCTTGGCCAAGCCCTGCGGGTAAAACACACCCCATAATCACTTCATCCACATCTGATGTATTTATATTCACACGTTTCAAAGCTTCTTCAATTACAATTGAACCAAGTTTTGTAGCGGGTACTGTTGCCAATGCTCCATTGAAAGCACCCACCGCAGTCCTGCAAGCACTCACAATTACAGCTTCTTTATTGTTTACCATGGTTCCTCCTAATGGTCTATTTGGTTATTTCACTTCATCTAAAATATACTTAGCAATGACCAAACGCTGAACTTCAGAAGTCCCTTCGCCTATGGTGGTAAGCTTTGCATCGCGATAATAGCGTTCCACGGGGTAATCTTTTAGATACCCATAACCTCCATGAACCTGGATTGCTTGATTTGTCGTTCTCATTGCCACTTCCGAAGCGAAAAGCTTGGCCATAGCTGCATATTTCATAAATGCCTTTCCCCTATCTTTTAACCAGGCAGAATGATAGACCATAAGCCTGGCTGCGGCAATTTCAGTTGCCATATCGGATAACTTGAATCGAATAGGTTGAAAGTTTGAAATTGGCTTACCAAATTGCACCCTTTCACTGGCATATTTTCTGGCGCGATCGTAAGCAGCTTGTGCTATACCCAATGCCATAGCGCCAATACCTATTCTTCCACCATCTAAGATTTGCATAGCGATTCCAAAGCCCTCTTCCGGTTTACCCAGCACGTTTTCTTCCTGAACTATGCAATCTTCGTAAATAATTTCTTGCGTATTTGAAGCGTTCACACCAAGTTTTCTTTCTTCTTTGCCAAGCTTGAATCCAGGTGACCCTGCTTCTACTATGAATGCAGTAATGCCTTTATGTTTTGCTACGGCTGAATCCGTCCTGGCAAAGGCTATGATGGTCTTAGCATGACCGCCATTGGTAACGTACATCTTAGTGCCATT is part of the candidate division KSB1 bacterium genome and encodes:
- a CDS encoding 3-hydroxybutyryl-CoA dehydrogenase, encoding MNENRVVVIGAGTMGNGITHIFAQRGYKVSLVDIRQEFLARALNAIEKNLDRQIKKELISETDKKETLKRVSTSTDFAEVKDAFLYIEAVPENARLKCDIFRKLDVITTEGAIIASNTSSISITELAAATNRPENVIGMHFMNPVPVMTLIEVIRGLATSDDTLNTIIEVSKKLGKTPVEVHDYPGFISNRVLMPMINEAIYCLMEGVANEESIDTVMKLGMNHPMGPLRLADFIGLDVCLNIMNVLYEGFGDPKYRPCPLLKKMVTAGYLGKKSGRGFYNY
- a CDS encoding acetyl-CoA C-acetyltransferase; amino-acid sequence: MVNNKEAVIVSACRTAVGAFNGALATVPATKLGSIVIEEALKRVNINTSDVDEVIMGCVLPAGLGQAPARQAALGAGLPTNVECMTINKVCGSGLKAVMLATQAILLGDADIIVAGGMENMSQAPYYLEKARQGYRLGHGQLVDGLIKDGLWDVYNNYHMGNAAELCAREKTITRQDQDEFAELSYKRALAAQESGWFTDEIVPVSISQRKGDPLSVSEDEEPKKVNFDKMKTLRPAFDEDGTVTAANASKINDGAAAIVVMSADKAKELGIEPLVTIKGQASFAHKPEWFTTAPIGAIQKVLKKSNLDLNEIDLFEINEAFSVVLLAAQRELAIPMDKINIHGGAVAIGHPIGASGARILTTLIYALKRTNLKKGLVTLCIGGGEAAALTVES
- a CDS encoding acyl-CoA dehydrogenase produces the protein MDFELSEEHKMLQDLVRDFVASELEPIASELDEQKRFPKEILSKMGKLGLLGIPFPEEYEGAGMDTLAFALAVEQIAGACGSTALTLCAHSSLGTYPIFNWGTEEQKNKYLPDLCSGRNLGAFSLTEPDAGSDAAALKTTAVKRNGNYYLNGTKMYVTNGGHAKTIIAFARTDSAVAKHKGITAFIVEAGSPGFKLGKEERKLGVNASNTQEIIYEDCIVQEENVLGKPEEGFGIAMQILDGGRIGIGAMALGIAQAAYDRARKYASERVQFGKPISNFQPIRFKLSDMATEIAAARLMVYHSAWLKDRGKAFMKYAAMAKLFASEVAMRTTNQAIQVHGGYGYLKDYPVERYYRDAKLTTIGEGTSEVQRLVIAKYILDEVK